The Sphaerisporangium siamense genome includes the window CCGCTACGGCCTGCTCGGGGAGGCGACCGCCCTCGGCGTGCTGCCCGAGTCCATGGTCATGAAGGACGCGGTGGACGCCGGGGAGCTGACCCGGCTGGACCTGCGCGACGTCGAACGCCGTTACGGCCACCCCTACCTGGTGATCCATCGCAGCGACCTGCACGGCATCCTGCTGCGCGCCTGCGACCGGGCGGGCGTCGAGCTGCTGACCGACGCCCGCTGCACGTCGTACGAGAACGTCGCCGGCGGCGCCCGGGTCCGCTTCGCCGACGGGGGAACCGACGAGGCGGAGGTGGTGATCGCCGCGGACGGGCTGCACTCGGTCGCCCGTGAGCTGCTGGTCCGCGACGAGCCGGTCAGCTCGGCGTACGTCGCCTACCGCGGCGCCGTGCCGTTCGAGAAGGTGGCCGGCAACGATGTCCACGAGAAGGACGTCGTCGTGTACGTCGGCCCGCGTTGCCATTTCGTGCAGTATCCGCTGCGGGGCGGCGAAATGTTGAACCAGGTCGCCGTGTTCGAGTCGCGGAAGGCACGGGCCGGCGAGGAGGACTGGGGCACCCCGGACGAGCTGGACGCGGCGTTCGCGGGCACCTGCGCCCCGGTCCAGAAGGGGTTGCCGTCCATGTGGCGCGACCGGTGGTGGCGGATGTACGACCGCGACCCGATCATGACCTGGGTGACCGGCAGGATCGCGCTGCTCGGCGACGCGGCGCACCCGCCCCTGCAGTACATGGCGCAGGGCGCGATCATGGCGATCGAGGACGGCTGGGTGCTCGGCGAGCACGTCGCCGCCCAGGGCGCCCGGCGGACCGGGCACGGCTCGGGCGTCGACTGGGACAAGGTGCTCGCCGCCTACGAGGCGGTGCGGCCCGAGCACTGCCGCCGGGTCGTCACCACCGCCCGGGCGTGGGGCGACCTGTGGCACCTCGACGGCGACCGGAGGCTCCGGCGCAACGCCCTCCTCCACGGCCGCGACGTCCACGACTACACGTTCGTCGACTGGATCTTCGGCCCCACCGCACTGACCCCCGAGGACGAACCGGAGATGTTCCGCCCCATCCCCCTCGACACCGTGCCCCTGTGACCCTCAGGGGCGGGTCGCGGAGGCCAGGAACATCGGGACGGCGAGGAACAGGCGTCCTCGCCGTCCGCGTTCCGCCTGTTCCTCGATCCAGCCTCGCGCCTGACGGGCGGTGACGGCTCCCGCGCGCCGCGCGGCGTCGGCGACGCCGGACAGCATGGGGAGCAGGGGGAACATGGCCGTGCCGGTGAAGACGCCCGTGTGGACCTCGACCGCCACGTCGGTGAAGCCGGCGTCCAGCAGGAGGTTGCGATACCCGCGGGCGGCGCGGGGGTTCGTCACGGCGTCAGCCCGGGCGTGGACGATCGTCCGCGTCAGCGACCAATCGTCGGAGTCGATCACGAAGGTGTCCCAGTCCTGGCCGACGAGGACCACGCGCCCGTCGCGGCCGAGCACGCGCCGCGCCTCGGCGAGGGCCCGCGCCGGGTCGGCGAGCTCGTGGTAGACCTTGTCCGCCCGGTACCCGGCCGCCTGCCCGTCCTCAAGCGGCAGGTCGCCGGCGTCGCCGAGGCGGACGTCCAGCTCCGGCCCGCGCCGCCGCGCCGCCTCGACCATCCGCCCGGCCGCGTCGACGCCGATCGCCCGCATGCCTCTGGCGTTCAGCTCGGCGACGGCCCGTCCGGCGCCACAGCCCACGTCCACCACGCACGCCCCGGGAGCGAGCCGCAACAGCTCGTAGGACCGGTCACGAAGCTCCTTCGCGCCCGGCTGCGCGTCCACGGCGTCCAGCAGGGCGACCAGCGAGGTGACGGGGTCGCCGGAGGCGCCCGGTGAGGTGTGCGTCGACATGCGCCCCAGCTTCCGACTTAATGTCGGCATGAAGTCAAGCGGTGATTCCTCTCCTCCGGTCCCGTCCGTGCCCAGGGAGCGGGCGATGAGCATCGGGGAGATCGCGGCACGGTTCGGCCTGGCGCCGCACGTGCTGCGCCACTGGGAGTCCGTCGGGCTGCTCTCCCCGTCCCGCGTGGCCGGCGACCGCCGCCGGTACGGGCCGGACGACCTCTACCGGATCGCGGTCATCCTGCGCGCCAAGGAGGCCGGCCTGAGCCTGGACGACGTCCGGCGGATGATGACGTCCCGCGACGCGCGGCGCCGGCGTGCCCTGCTGGAACGCCACAGGACGGACCTGGTCCGCCGCATCGCGGAGGCGCGGGCGTCGCTCGACCTGATCGACTGCGCCCTGGAGTGCGACCACGAGGACTTCTCCTCCTGCCGGCACTTCCAGACCATGGTCGAGGAACGGGTCGGCCTCCCGGCACCGCCACGGGCATGAGACCACCCAGGCCCGGCCGAGCGGGCCCCGGCTGCGGCGCGCGGGCGGGCGGGGGCGCGGCTGAGAGCTTTTTCGCCGAATACGACCGAACTCCGTTTAGTCACCCCGGCCGCCTCCTTATCGGGCCGGTCCGATAACGCCGGACCCAATTCCGGAGGGCGACCGGTTCGTGACGGAGGTCCCCGGATTCGGCGATCCACAGGCGCGCGTCCGGTTCCGAGCGTACGGGGTGTGGAATATCGCGGACCCAAAACCCTCCCGTCCCGATCATCGGTACGGCGCCGGCGCGGTTCCGCACATCGCGTCGCCGAATACACACGCGCCGGAGCGGCGCCCGGTCCGGGAGAGCGGCACCGGCGGCCGATTCGCGCCGGTAATCGCAGACCAGCGGCCGGGCCACCGGACTCGTCCCTGGTCGGAGGGGCCGGGCCGCCGCGAATCCGTTCTCCCGGCGGTCCGCGTCACCGTCCCTCACATGAACTCGTCATCGGGTGTGAAATGGACACCGCACGGTCGGCCGCAACCAATGGTTCCGGGCCGATCGGATGGCCGCCCCCGTGCTTCCGGCCCGTTTCATAATCCGGTGAAGGTCTATTGCGCCGCATATTCGTCTGACCAATTCACAAGCCAGCGCCACTGACGGTGAGGACATTCTCTGCCACGTAGCGCGATGTGACGAAGGTCATAATTCCCTACGCAGTTGGACGCCGGCGGCCATTCATGCCCACCCTTCGCGTCAACCCCTATGCCCACGGTGACGATACTGACCGCGAAGGTAAGAAGCGTCCTACCCCGGCGGCGTACACCACTGCCCCCGACAGGCATTCCGCCATGATCCGTTCAGAAAGTAAGAGCGCCATAAAGAATGGCGGAATGGCGCTCTGACAAACGTGTTTGCAAACCGATGTGCGGCTATGTACTGTCACTTTCGGGACGGCGGCCTTTAGGCAGTCGAACGGCTAATGTCGGGGAGTGTTCATCTGAAATCCATTGTTCGCACCGCCTTCCACGAGTACGTCGCCCCGCGCGACGTATCAGCGGGAAGACGGAATCCACCGCACGGTGAAAAGACCCGCACACGGCACTCCGAAAGGAATACTCGTGCGTAGAAGGTTGAGTTTCGCCCTTGTCACGCTGGCCACCACGGCCGGGCTCGCCCTGCCGATGGGCAGCGCGATGGCGCAGAGCCCCGAGCCCGGCGCGAAGAACGCGCCGGCCTCCACCTACCACCTTTCCCGTCCCGCCAAGACCGCACTGGAGGACCGGACCGAGGTCTCCAAGGCCGCGAAGATCATTCGCACCGCCGTGGAGAACGGCGCCAACAGCGGTTACGGCAACATCGTCGTGACCGACGACGCCGTTCAGCTCTTCTGGAAGGGCGCCCTGCCCGCGTCGATCAGCAGCGCGCTGACCGACGCGCGGGAGAGCGTGACGGTCGAGGTCCTGCCCGCCGACTACTCGCTGGCCGAGCTGGAGAGCCAGGCGGAGATCATCGCGCAGGACATCAGGTCGGACCTGACCGGCCCGGTCATCGGCGTGCAGCTCGCCCCTGACTCCAGCGGTCTGATCCTGCGCATCCGCAAGGACGCCAACCCGGGCCAGCTCGGCGTCCCCTCGGTGAACGTGCCGTACACCACCCAGGAGTCCGAGGTTCCCACCCTGACCTCGCGTCAGGTGGACACGGCCCCGTACTCGGGCGGCATCGTCCTCACCAACCAGGACCCCGGCGTGCAGTACTCGTGCTCCAGCGGGTTCGGCGTCACGAAGAACAACGTGAAGTACCTGCTGACCGCGGGTCACTGCGGCCAGGTCGGCAGCCAGTTCCGCAACAGCACCACGACCGTCGGCTCCGCGACGCAGAAGCACTCGTCGCATGACCTGCTGCTGGTTTCGGCCAACGCGGCCGGGACCATCTACGACGGTCCGGTCACGACCACGGCCAAGAAGGGCGTCGTCGGCTGGGACTACGTCTACTCCGGTGACATCGTGAAGTCCTCCGGGGCCACCAGCGGCACCGTCCCCAGGCTGTGGGTGACCGGCAACGTCTACGCGCTCGTCGTCAACGACGTCTACGGCAACAGTGTGGTCATCACCAACCAGATCGAGACCGTTCAGCTCGACGGCCTGACGCCGGCCGCGGGCGGCGACAGCGGCGCCCCCATCTTCGTCGACTACGGCACGACGGGGAAGGTGGTCGCCAAGGGTTCCGCGTCCGCGGTCAGTGGCACCAGCCTGTTCTTCCAGCCCTTCTCCTCGGCGGTCGTGGACTTCGGCGTCGCCCCGATCCCGGGCTGACCGGCGCCCGGCGCGCGACGCCGGGCACCGGCCGCACATAGCACCGTCCCCGACGCCACATAGCCAGAAGACCGGCCGTTCCCAATGATGTGAAAGCCCCGGCGGGTACCTCTCCCACTCGCCGGGGACTTTCTCATTTCCCTTTCTTCATCGCAGGCTCCGGCTTCCCGGTGTTTCAGAGAGGACACCCGGAAGCCGGCCCGGAATCAGTCCGTGAGCCCGTACGCCCGGATGACCGTCTGGCTCACCCGCATACCGCCGGTCGCGGTCGCCGTGACGCGCAGGGACACGAAATCCCCCTTGGCGGACGGTTTCACCACGGCGGAGTATTGCCACTCGGAGCCTTTCCGTACCGTGGCCGGCTGCCAGGTCGCGCCGTCGTCGTACGACGCCTCCACCGTCAGATGCTTCATCTGTAAATAGGGGGCCATCGGGATGCGGTCGATGCTGATGCCGACCGGGATGTTCACCGTGCGCTTCGCCCGGTTCAGCGTGTCGAGCCCGGTCGGGGAGATCCGCGCGGCCAGACGCGAGATCGGCATCGGCCACGCGGCGGTCTCGGAGTCGAACGTCCAGCTCGTCTCCACCCGGGTCGCGAGCGAGGCCCACGGCACGTTCCGCGTGCTGACCTCCGTCAGCGTGTAGGAGGCGGCCTTCCCGGGCAACGTCGCGTCGAGGCCGCACGAGATGCCGCCCCTCGGCACCACGCAGGTGGTGTGCCCGAGCACCTTGCCGCCCGACGTGAGCGTCGCCTCACCCTCGCTGTACATCTCCATGCCGATCCGGCCGGGCTCGGGGTCGGCGTACTGCCATCCGCCCGCGAAGCTCAGCTCATCGCCCTCTCTGACCAGGTCGCCCGGCTGAAGGCCGGGCCCGTAGGCGGCGCGGCCCCAGACCTCGCTGTAGGACCTGTCCACGACGTACCGGCCGACGCTCAGCACGTTCTGGCCGGGCCCGAGGTGCAGCACCGTGTCCCAGGCGAGGCCGGGCTGGTAGGTGCGGTAGTTGACCAGCGTGCCGGGCAACACGATTCGCGTCGACACGAACGGGCTCCCCGACGGCGCCGCCGCGATGGCTCCCGGCACCTCCAGGCCCGCGCCGCGGTTCGCCATGGTGATCTTCGCCAGGTCCTTGACGGCGGCGTTGTAGACCGGGTTGTCGGGCAGGCCGTCCCGGTACACCTTGACCAGGTCATAGCGGACGTTGTCCCCGTTGTCCCCACTGCTCTTGTACCACACGTTGTGGACCTGGTACATGGCACCCGGCACACGTGAGGGAATGACATAGAGATCCCCCACCGGAGGTCCCGTGACCGAACCGGCGAACAGCGACCGGAACACGCGACCCCCCGCCTGGTGGGTGATGGCCGAGATCGCGGTCGGCTCCTGGAGGGCGTCCGGATCGTCCAGGGTGACGGTGACCTTCCGCCCCTTCCGCGCGTCCAGCACCACCTCCTTGTGGCCGGCGTCCACGTGGACCACCGTGTGGGCGATGGCGCTGTAGGCGTCGCGCCAGGTGAAGTCGGTGTTGACCATGTACCCCTGTACCGTCCAGTCTCCGGCCGGCAGCCTGGCCTGGCCGACGCCCTCGTAGAGCGCCACGTTCTCCAGCCAGTCCCGCTCCAGGTCGTAGACCAGGGCGCTGCTGTTCACGGCGGGCTCGCCGTTCCTGTCGAGCACCTTGAACGTGACGTCGTACGTCTCGGGCTCGACGTAGGCGCCGGCCAGGGTGCGCAGCACCACGTCGTCGCCGGCCGAGGCGACGAGCACGCCGGGGTACTCGCCCGGGTCGGCGTCCGAGGCGGCCATGGCCAGCGTCACCGAGGCCTGCCCGTGCGCGGGCACCTTGAGCCGCTGCGACGCGAGCTTCAGCAGCCCGCGGGGCAGCGTGACGCCGGGCCGCGCGCTCTCCATGCGCAGGTCGAGGATGAGCGACGCGTCACCCGAGTTGGTGTAGGTGACGGTCCTGGTCACCGTGGCGTTCTCCGCCTCGCCGTACGGCAGCGTCGTCCACAGGTTGCCGGGCGTGGCCGTCACCTGCCGGCCGGTCGCCGCCGCCACGTCGACGCGCCCGGCGCCCTGCTCGTAGGGGCCGAGTTCCGCGCTGGGGACGGCGGTCCCGATCAGCGCGCCCTTCAGTTCCTCCGCCTTCCAGTCCGGATGCGCCTGGGCCAGGATCGCCGCCGCGCCCGCGACGTGCGCCGCGGCCAGCGACGTGCCGCTCTCCGGGGTGTACATGCCGTTCGGGTCGAGCCCGATCGACGTCCCGGCGGTGATCGCCACCCCGGGCGCGGTGATGTCCGGCTTCACCGCGTGGTCGCCGGTGCGCGGCCCCCGGCCGGAGAAGCCGGCGAGCATGTCGCTCTTGTTGACCGCGCCGACGGTGAGCGCGGCGTCCGCGGTCCCGGGGCTGGAGAGCGTGGCCCTGCCCGGCCCGTCGTTGCCCGCGGCGACGACGAACAGCGTCCCGTAGAGCTCGGTGAGGGTGTTGACCGCCTCCTCCAGCGGGTCGGACTGCTGGCTGTCCCACATCGTGCCGAGGCTCAGCAGAGCCACCTTGGCCTTGACCTCGGCGGCGGCCCAGTCCATCCCCCTGAGGATGGAGGAGTCGCTGTACCCGGCGAGGACGCCGGCCACCTTCCCGATGGCGAGCTTGGCGTCCGGCGCCACTCCCCGGTACTTGCCGCCCGACCCCTTCCCGGACCCGGCGATCACCGAGGCCAGGTGGGTGCCGTGCCCCATGCCGTCCATGAGGTTGCCCTCGCCGGAGAAGTCGGCCGTGTCGGCGACGGCGTTCTGGAGGTCCGGATGCCGGGAGTCGTAGCCGTTGTCGAGCACGGCCACCGTCACACCCTTGCCGGTCAGGCCGCGCTTCCACGCGACCGGCGCGCCGATCTGCGGCACGCTGCGGTCCAGGTACGGGGTGCGCTTGCCGTCCAGCCACACCTTGGTGACGCCGCCGGCGAGCGAGCGGCCCGCCGAGCCCGCCGAGCCCGCCGTCAGTTCCTGCCACGCCTGCCCCGCGCCGCTCTTGGCGACCTTCATCGCCGACAGCTTGAGCGCGTCGCTGCGCCAGCCGCCCGCGGCCGCCTTCGCGGCGAGGCGCGGCGGCGACGACGACCGGACGATCAGCGGCACTTCCTTGCTGTGGCCGTCGTCGTAGCCCCACGCCACCAGTTGCGTGATGTCGAACAGGCGCCTGTCCATGAGGCCGCGCGCGACGAGCGGCAGCGCGTCGACGGGGAAGACGCTCAGGTGGCCGTCGCGTTCCTGGGCGGTGAACTGCATCTTCTCGCGGCCCGGGCCGCGCTCGATCTCGTAGGTGGGGCCCGAGGCGCCCTGCGCGTACAACGTGATCCGGTCTCCGGTCACCAAGGTGACGACGGCGGCCCTCGGCACGCGCCCGGCGCCGCGCGCCTTCTTCCCGGCGGTCCCGCGCGGGCCGTCCGCCGATATCGGCGCCCCGGCTTTCCGCGCGCCGGGCGAATAATTCGATACGCGGGCGGAATCGCTTTGTGCGCGCTCGACTCCATTCGGTGCGGACGCATTCGCGGCGCCGAGCGGCAGGGCCAGCCCGAGCGTGGCGGCCAGCCCGAAAATCGTGGTCTTTCTTTTCCAGGTCATCGGCGCCGTCCCTTCTCCGGACGGCTTGATCTAGGTGTTCCGGTACGTGTCGTACGAGATGTCGGCAGCGTGAACGCGCTCGCTGCCGACGCCGGGTTCTGTGGGGGGTGCGTCACAGATCCTCCTGTCGGCTCGTCTGGGCCGCCATTCGGCAGGCGACGCCTCCACTCCTAGCACAAACCCGATCAATAGTCATGAAGTGCGTAGTAATCCCACTTCACCCTGTCAAGGACCGGCCGACCCCGCCTCTCACCGCCGTTTTCCGCGGTGTTCAACCGGCGGGCGCCGGCCTTTTCCGTGACACTTTATGGTGCGGTCGCTCGGCCCTTTTCGGGCAATAGCAGGCGATTATCTATTCCGTGAAATGGCACCGGCGGGCTCGGCGCCGGCCGTGGTCGCCGCCTTCGGCGCGCGCATCAGCAGAAGGCTCAGCACGGCGCCGCCCGCCGCGATGATCCCCGCCCCGACGAAGGCCGCCTGGAAGCCGCCGGTGAGCCGGGCCGCGTCACCCAGCTCCGCGGCGCCGCGCGAGGTCGCGACCGCCGTCATGACGGCGAGGCCGAGAGCCGAGCCCACCTGGTAGGTGGTGTTGACGATGCCGGAGGCCAGGCCGCTCTCCTCCGGCCGCACTCCCGACATCGCCGACATCATCGCGGGGATGTAGGCCAGCGACATGCCGGCGGCGGCGACGAGCGAGGCGGGCAGCACGTCGGCGGCGAACACGCCCTCGGCCCTGACCAGGGACAGCCCCGCCACTCCCGCCGCCAGGACCAGCAGGCCGACGACGATCAGCGGCTTGGCGCCGAAGCGGCCGAGCAGGCGGGCCGTGACGCCGATCATGAAGATCATGATGGTCACGGTCATCGGGAGCAGGGCCGCGCCGCCGGCGAACGCGCCGTACCCTAGGACCTGCTGAAGGTAGAGGTTGAGGAAGTACCACATCGGGATCCAGGCGGCGCCCAGCAGCGCCATCGCCAGGTTGGCGGTGGCGAGGCCGGGAGTGCGCCAGACGCCGAGCGGCATGAGCGGCGCGCGGACCGTCCGCTGAACGAGCAGGAACAGCGCGAGCAGGGCGACCGCCCCGGCCAGTTCCAGCAGGGTCGCGGCCGAGCTCCAGCCCTGCCCGGGCGCCCGCACGATGGCGAACACCGCCAGGGCGATGCCGGCGGTGACCGCGACGGCGCCGAGGACGTCGACCGTGCCGCGCCTGCCGCCGACCGCCGGCAGCAGGGCGGGGACGGCCAGCAGCGTCGCCACGCCGATGGGGATGTAGATGATGAAGACCCACGGCCAGCTCAGGTATTCGGCGATGACGCCGCCGAGGAAGACGCCGGCGGTGCCGCCGGCGGGGGCGGCGGCACCGTACAGGGCCATGGCCTTGCCGAGTTCGCGCCGGTCGTGGCCGAAGAGCATCATGAGCAGGGTCATCGAGGCGGGCGCGATCAGCGCGCCGCCGACCCCTTGGACGCCGCGGCCGGCGATCTCGACCCAGGCGTCACCCGCCGCGGCGGCGACGGCCGACCCGGCGATCAGGATGACCCAGCCGGCGACGAAGACCTTGCGGGCGCCGAGGAGGTCGGACAGCCGGCCGCCGAGCAGCAGCAGGCCGCCGAAGGCGATGACGTAGGCGTTGAAGACCCATTGCAGACCGCTCTGGGTGAAGCCGAGGTCGCGTTGGATGTCGGGCAGCGCGACGCCGATGATCGAGGTGTCCATGATGACCATGAACTGCGCGGCGGCGAGCACGATGAGTGCCCGCCATCTGCGCGGGCTGATGGCGTCCATGCGGAAACTCCTGTTCCCCGCGTCCACGCCGAGTGGCAGGATGCGGGAGGGGGTGGGTGTGATCTCGAAACAGACCGGCCCCTGCGAGTGGGCGTGCATGCCGGTGCACGCCCACCTTTCATGTCAGCGGCCGGAAGGCGCCTGACGCGCCGCCGCCCACGTGAC containing:
- a CDS encoding FAD-dependent oxidoreductase → MGTSSADVIVIGGGIGGLSAALALARRGLRVRVHEQASAFGEVGAGLQLAPNCTRILDRYGLLGEATALGVLPESMVMKDAVDAGELTRLDLRDVERRYGHPYLVIHRSDLHGILLRACDRAGVELLTDARCTSYENVAGGARVRFADGGTDEAEVVIAADGLHSVARELLVRDEPVSSAYVAYRGAVPFEKVAGNDVHEKDVVVYVGPRCHFVQYPLRGGEMLNQVAVFESRKARAGEEDWGTPDELDAAFAGTCAPVQKGLPSMWRDRWWRMYDRDPIMTWVTGRIALLGDAAHPPLQYMAQGAIMAIEDGWVLGEHVAAQGARRTGHGSGVDWDKVLAAYEAVRPEHCRRVVTTARAWGDLWHLDGDRRLRRNALLHGRDVHDYTFVDWIFGPTALTPEDEPEMFRPIPLDTVPL
- a CDS encoding methyltransferase domain-containing protein — translated: MSTHTSPGASGDPVTSLVALLDAVDAQPGAKELRDRSYELLRLAPGACVVDVGCGAGRAVAELNARGMRAIGVDAAGRMVEAARRRGPELDVRLGDAGDLPLEDGQAAGYRADKVYHELADPARALAEARRVLGRDGRVVLVGQDWDTFVIDSDDWSLTRTIVHARADAVTNPRAARGYRNLLLDAGFTDVAVEVHTGVFTGTAMFPLLPMLSGVADAARRAGAVTARQARGWIEEQAERGRRGRLFLAVPMFLASATRP
- a CDS encoding MerR family transcriptional regulator, with amino-acid sequence MSIGEIAARFGLAPHVLRHWESVGLLSPSRVAGDRRRYGPDDLYRIAVILRAKEAGLSLDDVRRMMTSRDARRRRALLERHRTDLVRRIAEARASLDLIDCALECDHEDFSSCRHFQTMVEERVGLPAPPRA
- a CDS encoding S8 family serine peptidase, producing the protein MTWKRKTTIFGLAATLGLALPLGAANASAPNGVERAQSDSARVSNYSPGARKAGAPISADGPRGTAGKKARGAGRVPRAAVVTLVTGDRITLYAQGASGPTYEIERGPGREKMQFTAQERDGHLSVFPVDALPLVARGLMDRRLFDITQLVAWGYDDGHSKEVPLIVRSSSPPRLAAKAAAGGWRSDALKLSAMKVAKSGAGQAWQELTAGSAGSAGRSLAGGVTKVWLDGKRTPYLDRSVPQIGAPVAWKRGLTGKGVTVAVLDNGYDSRHPDLQNAVADTADFSGEGNLMDGMGHGTHLASVIAGSGKGSGGKYRGVAPDAKLAIGKVAGVLAGYSDSSILRGMDWAAAEVKAKVALLSLGTMWDSQQSDPLEEAVNTLTELYGTLFVVAAGNDGPGRATLSSPGTADAALTVGAVNKSDMLAGFSGRGPRTGDHAVKPDITAPGVAITAGTSIGLDPNGMYTPESGTSLAAAHVAGAAAILAQAHPDWKAEELKGALIGTAVPSAELGPYEQGAGRVDVAAATGRQVTATPGNLWTTLPYGEAENATVTRTVTYTNSGDASLILDLRMESARPGVTLPRGLLKLASQRLKVPAHGQASVTLAMAASDADPGEYPGVLVASAGDDVVLRTLAGAYVEPETYDVTFKVLDRNGEPAVNSSALVYDLERDWLENVALYEGVGQARLPAGDWTVQGYMVNTDFTWRDAYSAIAHTVVHVDAGHKEVVLDARKGRKVTVTLDDPDALQEPTAISAITHQAGGRVFRSLFAGSVTGPPVGDLYVIPSRVPGAMYQVHNVWYKSSGDNGDNVRYDLVKVYRDGLPDNPVYNAAVKDLAKITMANRGAGLEVPGAIAAAPSGSPFVSTRIVLPGTLVNYRTYQPGLAWDTVLHLGPGQNVLSVGRYVVDRSYSEVWGRAAYGPGLQPGDLVREGDELSFAGGWQYADPEPGRIGMEMYSEGEATLTSGGKVLGHTTCVVPRGGISCGLDATLPGKAASYTLTEVSTRNVPWASLATRVETSWTFDSETAAWPMPISRLAARISPTGLDTLNRAKRTVNIPVGISIDRIPMAPYLQMKHLTVEASYDDGATWQPATVRKGSEWQYSAVVKPSAKGDFVSLRVTATATGGMRVSQTVIRAYGLTD
- a CDS encoding MFS transporter, with protein sequence MDAISPRRWRALIVLAAAQFMVIMDTSIIGVALPDIQRDLGFTQSGLQWVFNAYVIAFGGLLLLGGRLSDLLGARKVFVAGWVILIAGSAVAAAAGDAWVEIAGRGVQGVGGALIAPASMTLLMMLFGHDRRELGKAMALYGAAAPAGGTAGVFLGGVIAEYLSWPWVFIIYIPIGVATLLAVPALLPAVGGRRGTVDVLGAVAVTAGIALAVFAIVRAPGQGWSSAATLLELAGAVALLALFLLVQRTVRAPLMPLGVWRTPGLATANLAMALLGAAWIPMWYFLNLYLQQVLGYGAFAGGAALLPMTVTIMIFMIGVTARLLGRFGAKPLIVVGLLVLAAGVAGLSLVRAEGVFAADVLPASLVAAAGMSLAYIPAMMSAMSGVRPEESGLASGIVNTTYQVGSALGLAVMTAVATSRGAAELGDAARLTGGFQAAFVGAGIIAAGGAVLSLLLMRAPKAATTAGAEPAGAISRNR